One part of the Leptolyngbya sp. FACHB-261 genome encodes these proteins:
- a CDS encoding response regulator has protein sequence MSRVLVIDDVPSQQDLICRMLQEGGISVIRASSGEEGLNRIRKEKPDLLILDIVMPRMNGYEVLRELRADAATKRLPVVLCTTKGTDYDKSWGMDMGADAYITKPFDETQLLNTVRRLL, from the coding sequence ATGTCGAGAGTATTAGTGATTGACGATGTGCCCTCGCAGCAGGATTTAATTTGCCGGATGCTCCAAGAAGGCGGCATCAGCGTTATCCGAGCCAGCAGTGGCGAAGAAGGGCTTAATCGCATTCGTAAAGAAAAGCCGGACTTGTTGATTCTTGATATTGTCATGCCGCGAATGAACGGCTATGAAGTTCTGCGAGAGCTCCGAGCCGACGCAGCAACGAAGCGATTGCCAGTTGTGCTTTGCACAACCAAAGGAACGGACTATGACAAGTCTTGGGGCATGGATATGGGAGCAGATGCTTACATCACCAAGCCATTTGACGAAACGCAGCTGCTCAACACAGTCCGACGTTTGCTTTAA
- a CDS encoding response regulator translates to MAKGRFKKGEFGALLNTLHQRRFTGKLQVLSEQETSSQLIERVIFFKNGWIIYAGIGAPTIELYIRILSPHLKKTWERISAEAGLRKLGNIKVPSINNSYSFLGWLVYKGILTWEQVLSILEPHVLLVLERLLPNLGTFSLTAEPLDTIAIGFHVSELLHKVTTRQRQLSTLAPQLTSLNDRPVLNSLPCPESADILNSAQYKSFQKFIPWIDGDRSILDLAELQSQDTLKLAHACSVWSKAGWLRMVQTTSAAYAPTIVAIDDSAVMLELVKRSLKQYRVLTAQRATEGLALIFHEKPDLVVLDVSMPELDGFNLCSTIRSVDSCKHIPVLMLTARDGFLDKMRGRMAGTTEYLTKPFEGEKLCEVVDKYLQRKMVNHQDSVSKTG, encoded by the coding sequence ATGGCCAAGGGACGCTTCAAGAAGGGTGAGTTCGGAGCTTTGCTCAACACCTTGCATCAGAGACGGTTTACTGGCAAATTACAGGTTCTCAGCGAGCAAGAGACATCGAGCCAACTGATTGAGCGAGTAATTTTCTTCAAAAATGGCTGGATCATTTATGCCGGTATAGGCGCGCCTACCATCGAGCTTTACATTCGTATCCTCAGCCCTCATCTCAAAAAAACTTGGGAGCGTATCAGTGCCGAAGCTGGCTTGAGAAAGCTGGGCAACATCAAAGTTCCATCGATTAATAACAGCTACTCTTTCTTGGGTTGGCTGGTCTACAAAGGGATCTTGACTTGGGAGCAGGTCTTATCGATTCTGGAGCCTCATGTGTTGCTTGTGCTGGAGCGTCTGCTGCCTAACTTAGGCACTTTTAGCTTGACCGCTGAGCCGCTCGATACTATCGCCATTGGCTTTCATGTTTCAGAGCTGCTCCACAAGGTGACCACTCGCCAGCGGCAATTGTCTACTCTTGCTCCCCAGCTCACATCGCTGAATGACAGACCAGTTCTTAATTCGCTACCCTGCCCTGAGTCGGCTGATATTCTCAACTCGGCTCAGTACAAAAGCTTTCAAAAATTCATCCCCTGGATCGACGGTGATCGCTCCATTCTTGACCTGGCCGAACTTCAAAGCCAAGACACCCTCAAGCTAGCTCACGCCTGTTCCGTCTGGAGTAAGGCGGGTTGGCTGCGCATGGTTCAGACGACTAGTGCGGCTTACGCACCCACCATTGTTGCCATTGACGATAGTGCAGTCATGCTGGAACTGGTCAAACGCTCGCTGAAGCAGTACCGGGTACTGACCGCACAGAGGGCAACTGAGGGGCTAGCTTTGATCTTTCATGAAAAGCCAGACTTGGTCGTGTTAGATGTCTCAATGCCAGAACTAGATGGCTTTAACCTGTGCAGTACGATCCGAAGCGTTGATTCTTGCAAGCATATCCCTGTGCTCATGTTGACTGCCAGAGATGGTTTTCTAGACAAGATGCGGGGGCGAATGGCTGGCACAACCGAATATCTGACCAAACCATTCGAAGGAGAAAAATTATGCGAGGTTGTAGACAAATATCTTCAACGAAAAATGGTTAATCATCAGGATTCTGTCTCCAAAACTGGATAA
- a CDS encoding Rieske 2Fe-2S domain-containing protein: MSILAGAPWLLAHRSMLGINKPQKLSLYGIDYVLWQDKTGKVNALPNACPHMGAMLSEGWCHEGKDQTSVVVCPFHALEFDGEGCTILPGSQKKTLPQLAPLELIIQNDFIWSYGGHEPQIPIPNILNEIASEYELIGHTADTSVETDLLTMLLNMHDYNHQNGTHRPLFRIEEVLFKSFSDQGHHSHAFYSMPTASTNLVEKLTNLDSLLLPKVIEAHLENYFPFLIIFHVENDLGKAKQIHLFVPESETRTRTYVLMYGLPKNPVFRLLGKKFLNFAKVVVEQDADILHKIYPNTPQKIKLNNEVGMDWVKRNFASWPQVTEPNLSKQAD, from the coding sequence ATGTCGATACTTGCTGGTGCCCCTTGGCTATTGGCGCACAGATCTATGTTAGGGATCAATAAACCCCAAAAATTATCTCTTTACGGCATTGATTATGTACTTTGGCAAGATAAAACAGGCAAGGTGAACGCTTTGCCCAATGCCTGCCCACACATGGGAGCCATGTTGTCAGAGGGCTGGTGTCACGAAGGGAAAGACCAGACGAGTGTGGTGGTTTGCCCTTTTCATGCACTGGAGTTTGATGGCGAAGGCTGCACGATTTTGCCAGGCTCCCAGAAGAAAACTTTGCCCCAGTTAGCTCCACTGGAGCTGATTATTCAAAATGACTTTATCTGGTCCTACGGTGGGCATGAACCTCAAATACCAATTCCTAACATCCTGAATGAAATCGCCTCTGAATATGAGTTGATCGGTCATACCGCTGATACCAGCGTAGAGACTGATTTGCTGACGATGCTATTGAATATGCACGACTATAACCATCAGAATGGCACTCACCGACCTTTATTTAGAATTGAGGAAGTTCTATTTAAGAGTTTTAGCGATCAGGGGCACCACTCCCACGCGTTTTATAGCATGCCAACAGCGTCTACTAACTTAGTTGAAAAACTGACCAACCTAGATTCGTTGCTGCTCCCCAAAGTCATTGAGGCTCATTTGGAGAATTATTTTCCCTTTCTGATAATATTTCATGTAGAAAACGATCTTGGTAAAGCCAAGCAAATTCACCTGTTTGTGCCGGAGTCCGAAACTCGAACCAGAACTTACGTGTTGATGTATGGGCTACCTAAAAACCCTGTGTTTAGACTTCTAGGGAAAAAGTTTCTGAATTTCGCCAAAGTCGTTGTCGAGCAGGATGCTGATATTCTGCACAAAATCTACCCGAACACACCTCAAAAGATCAAACTCAACAACGAAGTTGGCATGGATTGGGTAAAACGCAACTTCGCAAGTTGGCCGCAAGTTACGGAGCCCAATCTTTCTAAACAAGCTGATTAA
- a CDS encoding methyl-accepting chemotaxis protein, which translates to MYTSQRLEDGVRALRAGRYEEAIQLLEEGLKDDPSNLDLRYWLSKAHQQGQRDLDTAVELDQEYLTAQDWPERNGQNGKLVRRAEAYRSEAEDSFVDVSTTTNVDDQQSYERSGKNLNKSQSESNAKDKKTTVRPWDKLSLRTKATVLAVALGTVPVLGVGATAYYFTSQRITNNLISQQQVRATSISSTLSRLTQERYQDTIGLSTRTFLTDPNGRAATSDQVKVTSFKQYLEKGYDLAGFADLNGRVLIKAGDGLDDVSERDWFKAVSSTQRPVIIPPRKSSVTGEYSMFVGAPVVDGTTGKMIGVAYTRTPASYFNEVFAKEAKAISDNVKDFGSQKYLAINDLGNVFIAPEKNYYDKTVQEVFARAAVQLKTVNKVGSVQDTNRLDKQEYVVSYIPLPGGDGLPELNWGALVAQPTAELFAARQGLLFTFAIGIGVASLLVGVIAAYLANRATQPIVAAAGAVEKLGQGKLDTRIGVSGEDELAVLGSNINRMAVQLQSLLSQTQQQARMQKAEREKLQRQVDAIALAVNSIAQGKLDTRIPALTGEGVVKELADQINGMTAQLQELVDGQIELAAQRKAEADALTEQVLKLLGEIKGAARGDLTVRAEVTEGAMGSVADSFNFLVSSLRRVVNGIQEVATQVTSTTGDSISATQELATQAQTQAVQIQGTLSQLEQMIHSIRDVAEAARMAEQVAQKAALTAEDGGQAVDKTVEGVNELRDTIAQTTKMIKRLGEDSQKIESIVSVISKIASQTNLLALNATIEAARAGEQGEGFAVVAEEVRKLAERSAEATEEIDAIVRLIQEGTAQVVIAMEEGTQEVVQGTQLAAQAKERLVSIIEVSREINHLVVNISQAAQQQASVADVIAGTVQQMSQAAGETSKSAESVTDTLGSLNEVVDQLQNSVQNFRTT; encoded by the coding sequence ATGTATACTTCACAACGGCTGGAAGATGGTGTTCGGGCCCTCCGAGCTGGGCGCTATGAAGAGGCAATCCAGCTATTAGAAGAAGGGCTTAAAGACGATCCATCTAATCTTGATCTGCGCTACTGGTTATCTAAAGCGCATCAGCAAGGGCAGCGAGATCTAGACACAGCGGTTGAACTTGACCAAGAGTATTTAACAGCTCAGGATTGGCCAGAGCGCAACGGGCAGAATGGCAAGTTAGTACGCAGGGCAGAGGCTTACAGGTCAGAAGCGGAAGACAGTTTTGTTGACGTCTCCACCACTACAAATGTTGACGACCAGCAAAGCTACGAGCGTTCTGGCAAAAACCTGAACAAGAGCCAATCGGAGTCAAACGCCAAGGATAAAAAGACCACTGTTCGCCCCTGGGACAAATTAAGTCTGAGAACTAAGGCAACTGTTTTAGCAGTCGCCTTGGGAACAGTTCCAGTCTTAGGGGTAGGGGCAACTGCCTACTACTTCACCAGTCAAAGAATCACCAACAACCTAATCAGCCAGCAGCAGGTTCGTGCAACCTCCATATCTAGTACCCTCAGCCGTCTTACTCAAGAGCGCTATCAAGACACGATCGGTCTTTCTACGCGGACTTTTCTCACCGACCCCAATGGACGAGCCGCAACTTCTGACCAGGTCAAGGTAACTTCGTTCAAGCAATACCTAGAAAAGGGTTACGACCTTGCTGGTTTTGCCGATCTCAATGGCAGAGTGCTGATCAAAGCAGGCGATGGTTTAGATGATGTGTCAGAGCGTGACTGGTTTAAGGCAGTGAGCAGCACTCAACGCCCGGTCATTATTCCTCCTCGAAAATCATCTGTGACCGGTGAGTATTCAATGTTTGTCGGTGCTCCTGTTGTAGATGGAACCACGGGCAAAATGATCGGGGTCGCTTATACGCGGACGCCTGCCTCCTATTTCAACGAGGTTTTTGCCAAGGAAGCAAAAGCAATCTCTGACAACGTAAAAGACTTCGGCTCCCAAAAATATCTAGCTATCAATGATTTGGGCAACGTTTTTATCGCCCCAGAAAAGAATTACTACGACAAGACGGTTCAAGAGGTTTTTGCTCGCGCCGCAGTTCAATTAAAAACGGTCAACAAAGTTGGCAGTGTCCAAGATACCAACCGGCTGGATAAACAAGAATACGTAGTGTCTTACATTCCTCTACCGGGTGGTGATGGCTTACCTGAGCTGAACTGGGGGGCACTGGTCGCACAGCCTACGGCTGAGTTGTTTGCGGCTCGCCAAGGACTTCTGTTCACCTTTGCGATTGGTATAGGAGTTGCATCTCTGCTAGTCGGGGTGATTGCAGCTTACTTAGCCAACCGAGCTACGCAACCGATTGTGGCGGCAGCAGGAGCGGTCGAGAAGTTGGGGCAAGGCAAACTTGATACCCGCATTGGGGTAAGCGGCGAGGATGAGCTAGCCGTTTTGGGCTCCAACATCAACCGCATGGCGGTGCAGCTTCAATCGTTGCTGAGCCAAACTCAGCAACAAGCCAGAATGCAGAAAGCAGAGCGGGAAAAACTGCAACGTCAGGTGGACGCCATCGCGCTTGCAGTAAATAGCATCGCTCAAGGTAAGCTCGACACCCGCATCCCGGCGTTGACTGGGGAAGGAGTGGTCAAAGAGCTAGCCGACCAAATTAACGGCATGACCGCTCAGCTCCAAGAACTGGTTGATGGGCAGATTGAGCTGGCAGCCCAGCGGAAAGCAGAAGCCGATGCCTTGACCGAGCAGGTACTCAAACTGTTGGGTGAAATCAAGGGCGCAGCTCGAGGCGACCTGACCGTTCGGGCTGAGGTAACCGAAGGCGCAATGGGTAGTGTGGCTGACTCCTTCAACTTCCTGGTCAGTTCCCTCCGCCGCGTGGTTAACGGCATTCAGGAAGTAGCCACGCAGGTCACTAGTACCACGGGTGATTCTATTTCTGCGACTCAAGAACTCGCGACCCAAGCTCAGACCCAGGCGGTTCAGATTCAGGGCACGCTCAGCCAGTTGGAGCAGATGATTCATTCCATCCGGGATGTGGCAGAGGCCGCCCGCATGGCTGAACAGGTAGCTCAAAAAGCAGCGCTGACCGCAGAGGACGGCGGTCAGGCCGTAGACAAGACAGTCGAGGGGGTCAATGAGCTGCGCGACACCATCGCTCAAACCACAAAGATGATCAAACGCTTAGGCGAAGACTCCCAAAAAATCGAGAGCATCGTCAGTGTAATTTCCAAAATCGCTTCTCAAACTAACTTGCTGGCACTCAACGCCACAATCGAGGCAGCCCGAGCCGGGGAGCAGGGTGAAGGGTTTGCAGTGGTTGCTGAAGAAGTCCGCAAGCTGGCCGAACGCTCAGCCGAAGCGACCGAAGAAATCGATGCGATTGTGCGTTTGATTCAAGAGGGAACCGCCCAGGTCGTCATTGCCATGGAAGAAGGCACGCAGGAGGTCGTCCAGGGCACCCAGCTAGCGGCTCAAGCCAAAGAGCGCTTGGTCAGCATCATCGAAGTCAGCCGCGAAATCAACCATCTGGTGGTCAACATCTCTCAAGCGGCTCAGCAGCAAGCCTCAGTTGCTGACGTCATTGCTGGAACGGTGCAGC
- a CDS encoding TetR/AcrR family transcriptional regulator, with protein sequence MRRLPKQKRSQQRVERILEAAAEVFAEVGYEAATTHLIAARAQTAIGSLYQFFPDKLAIFHALEERHMEQVLSIHNRLLSQIARLPLEPMVHLIVESFAAYFEHPGPRVVYIQYFVAPEMFSRFDESFTQGLIRSFAGLLRVRNPGLSIQKTELVAEVCIQSYNALLLVALRSGQTHRKQLYEEIRVLLMNYLRPYIGEDPLPEQEPNLAQPLSRCHLLAQQYQLSNRQCLALAFALEHGGLTIQNFEEICPEPSRRTLQRELRTIVDRGLLLPEGETNQLYYRLNPALLQTCDNL encoded by the coding sequence ATGCGTCGCCTGCCCAAGCAGAAGCGCAGTCAACAACGAGTCGAGCGCATCTTAGAAGCCGCAGCAGAGGTGTTCGCTGAGGTCGGTTACGAGGCGGCGACGACCCATCTCATTGCCGCTCGGGCTCAGACGGCAATCGGTTCGCTTTATCAATTTTTTCCAGACAAGCTAGCGATCTTCCATGCTCTAGAAGAACGGCACATGGAGCAGGTGCTGTCTATTCACAATCGGTTGCTATCCCAAATCGCTCGACTGCCGCTTGAGCCAATGGTTCATCTGATTGTAGAAAGCTTTGCTGCCTACTTTGAGCATCCAGGGCCTCGCGTTGTTTACATCCAGTATTTTGTGGCTCCAGAGATGTTCTCTCGATTTGATGAGAGCTTTACCCAAGGCTTGATTCGAAGTTTTGCCGGCCTACTTCGGGTTCGCAATCCCGGTTTAAGTATTCAGAAAACTGAACTGGTTGCTGAGGTTTGTATCCAAAGCTATAACGCCTTGCTTCTGGTGGCATTACGTAGTGGGCAGACGCACCGAAAGCAACTCTACGAGGAGATTCGGGTGCTATTGATGAACTATCTGCGGCCCTATATAGGCGAGGACCCCTTGCCTGAGCAGGAGCCGAATTTGGCCCAGCCGCTCAGCCGTTGCCACCTACTGGCGCAGCAATATCAACTCTCCAACCGTCAGTGTCTGGCTCTAGCTTTCGCTCTCGAACATGGAGGGCTAACGATTCAAAACTTTGAGGAGATTTGCCCAGAACCATCACGACGAACGCTACAGCGTGAACTGCGAACCATTGTGGATCGAGGTCTGCTTTTACCCGAAGGCGAGACAAACCAGCTCTACTACCGCCTTAATCCTGCGCTACTACAAACTTGCGACAACTTGTGA
- a CDS encoding chemotaxis protein CheW has product MTSSAITPLSKAAFPTQFLVFQHQTSSFAIELRLVQEVLTTIEQPITPVPNTAPMLLGLTNLRGEIVPVVDFGQFVGLEIVRLNSLESRILILENTQTSSSQTTARQNTIRFGVAVERVQGVVQFQAGKIEPSSNASPELIPYLRGLYDLNGQLLMVLSVATFANDSRW; this is encoded by the coding sequence ATGACATCCTCCGCTATTACCCCCCTTAGTAAAGCTGCATTTCCTACGCAGTTCCTGGTATTTCAGCACCAAACCAGTTCTTTCGCGATCGAACTGCGCTTGGTGCAAGAAGTTTTAACCACCATTGAGCAGCCAATCACCCCGGTACCCAACACCGCCCCCATGTTGTTGGGATTAACTAATCTGCGGGGAGAAATTGTGCCAGTCGTAGATTTCGGCCAGTTTGTTGGTCTAGAGATTGTACGTCTCAATTCTCTAGAAAGCCGGATTCTGATTTTAGAAAATACTCAGACCAGTTCCAGCCAAACCACAGCTCGGCAAAATACCATTCGATTTGGCGTAGCGGTCGAGCGAGTTCAAGGCGTGGTGCAATTTCAGGCTGGGAAAATTGAGCCTTCGAGCAATGCCAGCCCGGAGTTAATTCCCTATTTACGGGGATTGTATGACTTGAATGGGCAATTGCTGATGGTGCTTTCTGTGGCAACCTTTGCCAATGACTCTCGCTGGTAG